One Hordeum vulgare subsp. vulgare chromosome 4H, MorexV3_pseudomolecules_assembly, whole genome shotgun sequence DNA window includes the following coding sequences:
- the LOC123448424 gene encoding uncharacterized protein LOC123448424 yields MAAGPPTGSDPTIIQPSAGAHRGMAAPRLQRLLLRRIPHGRRPPSRDPIPRTYSPAGAHRAMAAPRLHRLLRRRTASNASRTASGPPAGSGPTTSSPAPVLTVPFPPRASIASSSAGPSTAATSRLAPVLTAPWPPVHHRALSDVCRSSPERSDADRARFRRCCRRCSTAVIIGQEPGFIHVFPRATEPHLLHCF; encoded by the coding sequence ATGGCCGCTGGCCCTCCCACAGGATCCGATCCCACCATTATCCAGCCCAGCGCCGGTGCCCACCGCGGCATGGCCGCCCCGCGCCTCCAGCGCCTTCTCCTCCGCCGCATCCCGCACGGCCGCCGGCCCCCCAGCAGGGATCCCATCCCACGAACCTATAGCCCAGCAGGTGCTCACCGAGCCATGGCCGCCCCGcgcctccaccgcctcctccgtcGCCGGACCGCCTCTAACGCCTCCCGCACGGCCTCCGGCCCTCCCGCAGGATCGGGTCCCACCACCTCCAGCCCAGCGCCGGTGCTCACTGTGCCATTTCCACCCCGAGCCTCCATCGCCTCCTCCTCTGCCGGACCGAGTACCGCCGCCACTTCCAGGCTAGCGCCAGTGCTCACAGCGCCATGGCCGCCCGTCCACCACCGTGCGTTGTCCGATGTGTGTCGTTCGTCTCCTGAGCGCTCGGACGCGGACCGGGCGCGGTTCCGTCGCTGCTGCCGCAGGTGCTCCACTGCCGTCATCATTGGCCAGGAACCCGGTTTTATCCACGTCTTCCCCAGGGCAACAGAGCCGCATTTACTTCACTGCTTCTGA